CCGTCCCCGCGGACCGTCACCCGAACGGACCCTCGCCGTCGCCGGAACGGCTCCAGGTACGCAGGACGACATCGCGTCCCTTCGCCGTACGGACCACCGGGTCGTCGTCGGCCAGGACGAACCCCGCCGACCGGGCGACCCCTTCGCTCGCCGCGTTTCCGTCCTCGATGCACAGAACGACGCGGCGGCCGCCGACGTGCCGGTGCGCGAAGTCCACGGCCAGCCGGACCGCGCGGGTCGCGAGCCCCCGGCCCCGGTGGGCTGCCCCCACCCCGTACGCGAGCTCGACGTCACGATCGTCGCCCGAACCGGGGAACAGCAGGATCTCCCCCCGGGGCAGCTCCCCGTCCGTGGTGATGGCCAGCTGTACGGCCCGCCCCTCGGCGCTCTTCTGCTCGGCGGCCGCGAGATAGGCGAGCGCCGCGGCGGTGTCGAAGGGCGAGGCGACCGGAGTCCACCGGTCGATCTCGGGATCGTCGTAGAGGGCGACGAGATCCGCCACGTCGTCGTCGGACCATTCGCGGAGCAGCAGTCCCAGGCCGTCGATGCGCAGCGGTCCGGGGAAGTGGAACGTCGGTCGGCTGTTCATCGGACGATCCTTACGCGTCGGGCGGTGGCGGCCAAGGGTGCCTCGCGCCGCACGGCACCGGGACCGGGAGCCGCCCGGGGCTGTCCGGATGCGGGGAGGCATGGCCAGGATGGACCCTGGACTTGTTCGGATCGTCGGGAGGCCGTGATGTTCGTCCCTTTGGGGGCCCGTGATTTCCTGGACCGCGCCGTCACCGTGTACGGCGACCGTGTCGGCGTCGTCGACGAACCCGACCAGCCGGCCGAGGTCTGGGAGGGACTGACGTACCGCCGTGTCGGGGAGCTGGCCCGAGCGCAGGCGGCCGGGCTCGACGCGCTCGGCGTCCCGCACGGCGCGCGCGTCGCCGTCGTCTCGCCCAACAGCGCCCGGCTCCTCACCTCGTTCTTCGGCGTCAGCGGCCACGGCCGGGTCCTCGTGCCGGTCAACTTCCGTCTGACGGCGGACGAGGTGAGCTACGTCGTCGAGCACTCGGGGGCGAGCGTCCTGCTCGTCGACCCCGAACTCGCCGACCGTTTCGAGGGCGTCGCCTGCAAGCACCGGTTCACCCTCGGTGCCGCGGCGGACGCCGAGCTGTACCGCTTCGGCACGGAACCGGCACCGTGGGAGGCCGACGAGAACGCCACCGCGACGATCAACTACACCAGCGGCACGACCGCCCGGCCCAAGGGCGTCCAGATCACCCACCGCAACATCTGGATCAACGCCACGACCTTCGCCCTGCACGCCGGTGTCACCGACCGTGACGTGTATCTGCACACCCTGCCGATGTTCCACGCGAACGGGTGGGGGATGCCCTTCGCGATGGCGGGCCTGGGCGTTCCCCAGGTCGTCCTGCGCAAGGTCGACGGGGCGGAGATCCTGCGCCGGGTGGCGGAGCACGGCGTGACCGTGATGTGCGCCGCGCCCGCCGTCGTCAACGCGGTGCTGGCCGCCGCCGGTTCCTGGGAGGGAGAGATCCCCGGCCGCGACCGGGTCCGCATCATCGTCGCCGGGGCTCCGCCGCCCACGAAGACCGTCGCCCGCGTCGAGTCCGAACTGGGCTGGGAATTCATCCAGATCTACGGCCTCACCGAGACCTCGCCGCTGCTCACCGTCAACCGTGCGCGGTCCGAGTGGGACGAACTCCCCCCGCAGGCGCGGGCGGAGAAGCTGGTGCGAGCCGGTGCCCCGGCCCTGGGCGTCACCCTGCGCACCTCCGCGGACGACGAGATCCTCGCGCGCTCGAACGTCGTCCTGGAGGGCTACTGGGAGCAGCCCGAGGAGACCGAACGGGCCCTGGCCGACGGCTGGTTCCACACCGGGGACGGTGGATCGATCGGCGAGGACGGCTATCTCACGATCAGTGACCGCAAGAAGGACGTGATCATCACCGGGGGTGAGAACGTCTCCTCCATCGAGGTGGAGGACACGCTCTTCAGCCATCCCGCCGTCGCCGAGGTCGCGGTGATCGGCGTACCCCACGAGAAGTGGGGCGAGACCGTCATGGCCCTGGTGGTGCTCGCGCCCGACGCGGCGGCGACCGAGGACGAGCTGATCCAGTACTGCAAGGAGCGTCTCGCCGGGTTCAAGGCGCCGACCTCGGTCGAGTTCCGGGACAGGCTGGCGCGGACCGCCACCGGAAAACTCCAGAAGTACAAGCTGCGCCGGCCGTATTGGGAGGGGCACGACCGGGGTGTCAACTGACCTCGCCCGCGGCACCGGCAGGCCCGCACGGGTCCGGCGGGGACGGGTGCGGGCGCGACGGCCGGCCCGCGCTTCGGCGGGCCGGCAGGACGGACTCTCCCTTCCTGGTTCCGTCTCGTGAGCCGGGGGAGTGCTACCTCCGGGCGCCTCTGGTCGCCGTCAGCGCGCAGACCGCTCCGAGGGCGACGGCGATCGCGCCGACGATGATGCTGTTGACCACCACACCGGTGTCCGGGCTGGTGCCGACGATCCACGGCGAGATGATCATCCACGCGCCCATCGCGCAGATCGCCCAGCTCAGGCCGTACATCCGCTCGGGTGTGACGGTGAACCCGAGCGCGAGTACCGCGATGGCGATGCCCATGATCAGGTTGTGCGTCGCCAGCGCGGGCTGGCTCGACGTGTAGTGCAGGATCCACGGTGACACGGCGCAGTACAGGCCGAGCAGGAACACCGGCCCGTCCACCAGCGCGACGTCGCGGCCGCCCATCACGCGGTCGTACCGGGCACGCATCTCCGATGCGTCGGGGTGGCCGGTGATGTCGCCGGTGTGATGCGAGACGTTGGCCATGACTCGTCTCCTCCGATCTGGTCCGATCCGATCTCCACGGCCCGACCGTGCCCGAGGGGCGAGCGGTCAGGACCGCATACCCGCCAGTCTGCTCTTATTTCTCCCTTATGTGTAGGGATGTCGGCTACGAAAGGAGAAAGAGACCGGACCGGGCGCACGTCGCCTCCGCCGGACCGCCCCGTTCGACGCGTCCCGGGTCCTCGCGCGTGGCCTCCCCATGGGCGCCGTCAGACGGCGATGAGCAGACGGGCGATCGCGCGACGCGCGCGGGTCGGTGCTTGAGGGTCGCGGTGCAGCTGGATCGCCTGATCGGCCGCCAGGATCGCTCCGCCCAGCTCGAAGACGAGCTGGTCCACATCGGTCCGCTCGGGCAGCTGTCCGGTCCTGATGGCGGTGTCCAGTTCCGCCGTGACGTACGCCGTCCACGCGGTCAGCGCGGCGAGGACCGCGTCCCGGACCGGCCCGGGTCGGCCGTCGAACTCGCTCGCCACCGAGGTCAGGAAGCAGCCCCCGTGGCCCTCGTCCTCGGCCATGTAGGAGATCCACTCGTCGAAGGCGCGCGCGAGCCGCTCCGTGCCGGGCCGCGCGCCGACGGCCCGCCCCGGCACCCGCAGCCGGAACCGCTCGACCGCCGTGTCCAGCGTGGCGAGCTGGAGCGCCTCCTTGCTGCCGAAGTGGCCGATCACCCCGGCCTTGCTCATGCCCAGGCCGGTGGCGAGACGTCCGATCGTGAGGCCTTCGAGGCCCTCGACCGAGGCCAGGGCCAAGGCGCTCCCGAGGATCCGGTCGCGGGTGGCGGCGGTTTCGGCGACGGACTTGCGGGGGCTCATGCGGACAGCTTAACCTCACGACCGTTCGCTTTTAGCTAACGAACGTTCGTCATCTATATCGGATCGGCGATGGGCCGGCCCGCGGGCTCCTCGCCCGGTGATCCTGCCGGGCCCTGCCACCCGCCCCGCTCCGCCGACGGCATCCGCGACCCCGAAGGGACTCATCGTGAAGATCCACCATCTCAACTGCGGCTCCCTGCGCACGATCGACCGTGCGGAGGGGAGCCTGCCCGCCGTCTGCCACTGCCTGCTGGTCGAGACCGACCGCGACGGGCTCGTCCTCGTCGAGAGCGGGATCGGCACGGCCGACGTGGCGCGCCCCGAGGAGAACCTCGGGGCGGACTTCCTCAGCCGCGCCCGACCGGTCCTGGACCCCACCGAGACCGCTCTGCACCAGGTCACCGCCCTGGGCTTCCGCCCGGAGGACGTCCGGCACATCGTGCTGAGCCATCTCGACCTCGACCACGCCGGCGGACTCGCCGACTTCCCCTGGGCCAAGGT
The window above is part of the Streptomyces sp. NBC_01428 genome. Proteins encoded here:
- a CDS encoding GNAT family N-acetyltransferase; amino-acid sequence: MNSRPTFHFPGPLRIDGLGLLLREWSDDDVADLVALYDDPEIDRWTPVASPFDTAAALAYLAAAEQKSAEGRAVQLAITTDGELPRGEILLFPGSGDDRDVELAYGVGAAHRGRGLATRAVRLAVDFAHRHVGGRRVVLCIEDGNAASEGVARSAGFVLADDDPVVRTAKGRDVVLRTWSRSGDGEGPFG
- a CDS encoding AMP-binding protein → MFVPLGARDFLDRAVTVYGDRVGVVDEPDQPAEVWEGLTYRRVGELARAQAAGLDALGVPHGARVAVVSPNSARLLTSFFGVSGHGRVLVPVNFRLTADEVSYVVEHSGASVLLVDPELADRFEGVACKHRFTLGAAADAELYRFGTEPAPWEADENATATINYTSGTTARPKGVQITHRNIWINATTFALHAGVTDRDVYLHTLPMFHANGWGMPFAMAGLGVPQVVLRKVDGAEILRRVAEHGVTVMCAAPAVVNAVLAAAGSWEGEIPGRDRVRIIVAGAPPPTKTVARVESELGWEFIQIYGLTETSPLLTVNRARSEWDELPPQARAEKLVRAGAPALGVTLRTSADDEILARSNVVLEGYWEQPEETERALADGWFHTGDGGSIGEDGYLTISDRKKDVIITGGENVSSIEVEDTLFSHPAVAEVAVIGVPHEKWGETVMALVVLAPDAAATEDELIQYCKERLAGFKAPTSVEFRDRLARTATGKLQKYKLRRPYWEGHDRGVN
- a CDS encoding SPW repeat protein, with product MANVSHHTGDITGHPDASEMRARYDRVMGGRDVALVDGPVFLLGLYCAVSPWILHYTSSQPALATHNLIMGIAIAVLALGFTVTPERMYGLSWAICAMGAWMIISPWIVGTSPDTGVVVNSIIVGAIAVALGAVCALTATRGARR
- a CDS encoding TetR/AcrR family transcriptional regulator is translated as MSPRKSVAETAATRDRILGSALALASVEGLEGLTIGRLATGLGMSKAGVIGHFGSKEALQLATLDTAVERFRLRVPGRAVGARPGTERLARAFDEWISYMAEDEGHGGCFLTSVASEFDGRPGPVRDAVLAALTAWTAYVTAELDTAIRTGQLPERTDVDQLVFELGGAILAADQAIQLHRDPQAPTRARRAIARLLIAV